One genomic segment of Amycolatopsis granulosa includes these proteins:
- a CDS encoding NAD-dependent epimerase/dehydratase family protein, protein MHSHAVVTGGAGFLGSHLCERLLARGTRVTCVDDLCTGSADNIAHLTREPGFEFVRADVTGGLQVTDPVDLVMHLASPASPRDYARLPVETLHTGAAGTHAALDLAVAHGARFVLTSTSEVYGDPREHPQRETYWGHVNPVGPRSVYDEAKRYAEALTTAYRGARGVNTGIARLFNTYGPRMRADDGRAIPTFIRQVLSGEPVTVAGAGTQTRSLCYVDDTVDGLLALADADFAGPVNLGNPHELQIRQLVEEIQRLAGTAVPVRDVPAPVDDPRRRCPDISVAQRELGWRPRVGLHDGLRRTLEWFAARLSPV, encoded by the coding sequence ATGCACAGCCACGCCGTCGTCACCGGCGGAGCCGGCTTTCTCGGCTCCCACCTGTGCGAACGCCTGCTCGCCCGCGGCACCCGGGTCACCTGCGTGGACGACCTGTGCACCGGCAGCGCGGACAACATCGCGCACCTCACGCGCGAGCCGGGTTTCGAGTTCGTCCGGGCCGACGTCACGGGCGGGCTTCAGGTCACCGACCCCGTCGACCTGGTGATGCACCTGGCCAGCCCGGCCTCGCCGCGGGACTACGCGCGGCTGCCCGTGGAGACGTTGCACACCGGCGCCGCCGGCACCCACGCCGCGCTGGACCTCGCGGTCGCCCACGGCGCCCGGTTCGTGCTCACCTCGACCAGCGAGGTCTACGGCGACCCCCGCGAGCACCCGCAGCGCGAGACCTACTGGGGACACGTCAACCCGGTCGGCCCGCGCAGCGTCTACGACGAGGCGAAACGCTACGCCGAGGCGCTCACCACGGCCTACCGCGGTGCCCGCGGCGTGAACACCGGCATCGCGCGCCTGTTCAACACCTACGGCCCGCGCATGCGCGCCGACGACGGCCGCGCCATTCCCACGTTCATCCGGCAGGTCCTGTCCGGTGAACCGGTGACGGTCGCGGGCGCGGGCACCCAGACCCGGTCGCTGTGCTATGTGGACGACACCGTGGACGGGCTGCTGGCGCTGGCGGATGCCGATTTCGCCGGACCGGTCAACCTGGGCAATCCGCACGAGCTGCAGATCCGGCAGCTGGTCGAGGAGATCCAGCGGCTGGCCGGGACCGCCGTGCCGGTGCGCGACGTGCCCGCCCCGGTGGACGATCCGCGACGGCGGTGCCCCGACATCTCGGTGGCGCAACGGGAATTGGGCTGGCGGCCGCGCGTCGGGCTGCACGACGGCCTGCGCCGGACGCTGGAGTGGTTCGCCGCCCGCCTCAGTCCCGTTTAG
- a CDS encoding EamA family transporter yields MTGELLALASAGCFGITHFVNGLVARRAPGLTVSLYAQAGGTLVTLLVALLASHPGTGGLGWGALSGAGTGIGVGFLYRAMSRDALTVVVPVSDVGAVALPVVAGLAFLGERPSPGAVAGIVLALPAIWLVSGGGRPAGPGVRDALVAGAGFALQFLAMKPVPLDAGLWPIVVSRAASVAVILPLVLTTRTPLTLRPRLAWPAVAAGALGSVAIVLYWVATHQQLLAVATVLAALYPAIPVVLALVFLGERLNRKQTLGICGAAGALALLALA; encoded by the coding sequence ATGACGGGCGAGCTGCTCGCCCTGGCCTCGGCCGGGTGTTTCGGGATCACGCACTTCGTGAACGGTCTGGTCGCGCGGCGGGCGCCCGGGCTGACCGTCTCGCTCTACGCCCAGGCCGGCGGCACCCTGGTGACCCTCCTCGTCGCTCTCCTCGCCTCCCACCCCGGCACCGGCGGCCTGGGCTGGGGTGCGCTGTCCGGTGCCGGCACCGGCATCGGCGTCGGATTTCTCTACCGGGCCATGAGCCGCGACGCGCTGACCGTGGTGGTGCCCGTGAGCGACGTCGGGGCCGTCGCGCTGCCGGTGGTCGCCGGGCTGGCCTTCCTCGGCGAGCGGCCCTCCCCGGGGGCCGTCGCCGGGATCGTGCTGGCCCTGCCCGCGATCTGGCTCGTGTCCGGCGGCGGCCGGCCCGCCGGCCCGGGCGTGCGCGACGCCCTCGTCGCCGGTGCCGGCTTCGCGCTCCAGTTCCTGGCCATGAAACCCGTCCCGCTCGACGCCGGGTTGTGGCCGATCGTGGTCAGCCGCGCCGCCTCGGTGGCCGTCATCCTGCCGCTCGTGCTCACCACCCGGACCCCGCTCACGCTGCGGCCGCGGCTGGCCTGGCCGGCCGTCGCCGCGGGCGCGCTCGGCAGCGTCGCGATCGTGCTCTACTGGGTCGCCACCCACCAGCAGCTGCTCGCCGTCGCGACCGTGCTGGCCGCCCTCTACCCGGCCATCCCGGTCGTGCTCGCCTTGGTCTTTCTGGGTGAACGTCTGAACCGGAAGCAGACGCTGGGTATTTGCGGGGCCGCCGGGGCGCTGGCGCTGCTGGCCCTGGCGTAG
- a CDS encoding MarR family winged helix-turn-helix transcriptional regulator translates to MHDERLANLLGALALTVNDLALTDATTAAGTSVSGAAALVVLSTAPGLSVTELGRRVGLSQPAAARMVDGLEGRGLAERRPTAARAVAVHLTDAGVDAAERILGHRGGRLASLTAALDDRERVVFAELVAKLLTAAYAQLPEADRLCRLCDRAACVAAGAVCPVGAACRAREATGAGVVDGGRR, encoded by the coding sequence ATGCATGACGAACGGCTGGCGAACCTCCTGGGCGCGCTGGCGCTCACGGTCAACGACCTCGCGCTGACCGACGCCACGACCGCGGCCGGCACCAGCGTGAGCGGTGCCGCGGCGCTGGTGGTGCTGTCCACGGCACCCGGGTTGTCGGTGACGGAACTGGGCCGGCGGGTCGGCCTGAGCCAGCCCGCCGCCGCCCGCATGGTGGACGGGCTGGAGGGTCGCGGCCTGGCCGAACGCCGGCCGACGGCCGCCCGGGCGGTCGCGGTGCACCTGACGGACGCCGGCGTGGACGCGGCGGAACGGATCCTCGGGCACCGCGGCGGGCGCCTCGCCTCGCTGACCGCCGCGCTCGACGACCGGGAACGGGTGGTGTTCGCCGAGCTGGTCGCCAAGCTCCTCACCGCCGCCTACGCGCAGCTCCCGGAGGCCGACCGGCTGTGCCGCCTGTGCGACCGGGCCGCCTGTGTGGCGGCGGGTGCGGTGTGCCCGGTGGGCGCGGCCTGCCGGGCGCGGGAGGCCACCGGCGCCGGGGTTGTGGACGGGGGCCGCCGATGA
- a CDS encoding manganese catalase family protein — protein sequence MFRHTKLLQFEAKPERPDPFFARRLQELIGGAFGEMTVTMQYLFQGWNCRMEGKYKDLIMDTATEEIGHVEMLATMVARLLEGAPATVTAEAAKDPVMAAVLGGMDPQQAIVSGGGAVPADSNGTPWNGKYIVASGNLLADFRANAAAEAQGRLQTARLYNMTDDPGVKAMLKFNLARDTVHQKQWLRAIEELQADGLESDIAPNALLDEEDQTHNNTIWHLSDGPDGNKGGWSTGEDRIEYLMDPKALGGPGTAPKPDPDLYATYSPTKDALGTVKGKAQSAVNKLT from the coding sequence GTGTTCCGACACACGAAACTGCTGCAGTTCGAGGCGAAGCCGGAGCGCCCGGACCCGTTTTTCGCCCGGCGCTTGCAGGAGCTGATCGGTGGTGCGTTCGGCGAGATGACGGTGACGATGCAGTACCTGTTCCAGGGCTGGAACTGCCGCATGGAGGGCAAGTACAAGGACCTGATCATGGACACGGCGACCGAGGAGATCGGTCACGTGGAGATGCTGGCCACGATGGTGGCACGGTTGCTGGAGGGTGCGCCGGCCACGGTCACCGCGGAGGCGGCGAAGGACCCGGTGATGGCGGCGGTGCTGGGCGGGATGGATCCGCAACAGGCGATCGTGTCCGGCGGTGGCGCGGTGCCGGCGGACTCCAACGGCACGCCGTGGAACGGCAAGTACATCGTGGCGTCGGGCAATCTGCTGGCCGACTTCCGGGCCAACGCGGCAGCCGAGGCGCAGGGCCGGTTGCAGACGGCGCGGTTGTACAACATGACCGACGACCCGGGTGTGAAGGCGATGCTGAAGTTCAACCTCGCCCGCGACACGGTGCACCAGAAGCAGTGGCTGCGCGCGATCGAGGAACTGCAGGCCGACGGGCTGGAGTCCGACATCGCCCCCAACGCCCTGCTGGACGAGGAGGACCAGACCCACAACAACACGATCTGGCACCTGTCCGACGGCCCCGACGGCAACAAGGGCGGCTGGTCCACCGGCGAGGACCGCATCGAGTACCTCATGGACCCCAAAGCCCTCGGCGGCCCCGGCACCGCCCCCAAACCCGACCCCGACCTCTACGCCACCTACTCGCCCACGAAGGACGCGCTGGGCACGGTCAAGGGCAAGGCCCAGTCCGCGGTCAACAAGCTCACCTGA
- a CDS encoding glycosyltransferase codes for MKISMVSEHANPLAVLGEVDAGGQNLHVAELSAALCRQGHDVTVYTRRDDPGQPEEVTTPGGYRVVHVPAGPAQHLPKDDLLPHMTEFGRFLARTWQREVPDVVHAHFWMSGLASLLATRGTGIPVVQTFHALGVVKKRYQGTADTSPPERVQLERLIGKNAARVAATCSDEVFELARMGLPRSRMSVAPCGVDLDRFTPDGPVAPRGDLHRIVSVGRLVPRKGFATAITALAAVPGAELVIAGGPERGRLADDPEAKRLLQLAERLGVADRVRLLGQVTRDEMPALLRSADLVMCTPWYEPFGIVPLEAMACGVPVVAAAVGGLIDTVVDGVTGELVPPQRPEVLAATLRRLLGDPAQREAYGIAGCDRARSRYSWDRIAVDVLRIYEKTLGEKLPSTARPVVSTDAVVSQG; via the coding sequence ATGAAGATCTCGATGGTGTCGGAGCACGCCAACCCGCTGGCCGTCCTGGGTGAGGTGGATGCGGGCGGGCAGAACCTGCACGTGGCGGAGCTGTCCGCGGCGTTGTGCCGCCAGGGCCACGACGTCACCGTCTACACCCGGCGCGACGATCCGGGGCAGCCGGAGGAGGTGACCACGCCCGGCGGCTACCGCGTGGTGCACGTGCCGGCCGGGCCGGCGCAGCACCTGCCCAAGGACGATCTGCTGCCCCACATGACCGAGTTCGGCCGCTTCCTCGCGCGGACCTGGCAGCGCGAGGTCCCGGACGTGGTGCACGCGCACTTCTGGATGTCCGGGCTCGCGTCGCTGCTCGCCACGCGCGGCACCGGCATCCCGGTGGTCCAGACCTTCCACGCACTCGGTGTGGTGAAGAAGCGTTACCAGGGCACGGCGGACACCAGCCCGCCGGAACGGGTCCAGCTGGAACGGCTGATCGGCAAGAACGCCGCCCGGGTGGCCGCGACCTGCTCCGACGAGGTGTTCGAGCTGGCGCGGATGGGCCTGCCGCGCTCACGCATGTCCGTCGCGCCGTGCGGGGTCGATCTCGACCGGTTCACCCCGGACGGCCCGGTCGCGCCGCGCGGTGACCTGCACCGGATCGTGAGCGTCGGCCGGCTGGTGCCGCGCAAGGGCTTCGCCACGGCGATCACCGCGCTGGCCGCGGTGCCGGGCGCCGAGCTCGTGATCGCCGGTGGTCCGGAGCGGGGACGGCTGGCCGACGACCCGGAGGCCAAGCGGCTGCTCCAGCTGGCGGAACGGCTCGGCGTCGCCGACCGGGTGCGGCTGCTCGGGCAGGTGACGCGCGACGAGATGCCCGCGCTGCTGCGCTCGGCGGATCTCGTGATGTGCACGCCGTGGTACGAGCCGTTCGGCATCGTCCCGCTGGAGGCGATGGCCTGCGGTGTCCCGGTGGTCGCCGCCGCGGTCGGCGGACTGATCGACACCGTCGTCGACGGCGTGACCGGTGAGCTGGTGCCGCCCCAGCGCCCGGAGGTCCTCGCCGCCACCCTGCGCCGCCTGCTCGGCGACCCCGCCCAGCGCGAGGCGTACGGCATCGCCGGGTGTGACCGCGCCCGGTCCCGGTACTCGTGGGACCGCATCGCGGTCGACGTGCTGCGCATCTACGAGAAGACCCTGGGCGAGAAACTCCCGTCCACCGCGAGGCCGGTGGTGAGCACCGACGCCGTGGTGAGCCAGGGCTGA
- a CDS encoding glycosyltransferase, translated as MSPDELRDTDIDVVVLQRPEEIELAERWTGRRPGRDIPAVFVEHNTPTGDVPRTRHPLAGQTAIPLVHVTHFNHLIWDSGRAPATVIEHGVVDPGELYTGEEAAAGLVMNEPVRRGRAVGTDLLPAFAEVAPLHVWGIGVDELGDHFGLGERLRPQGDLGQDALHAELARCRVYVHTPRWTSLGLSLIEAMHLGMPVVAVAGTEASRAVPPEAGFVSADVNELVRAVAALMADPELAHRMGKQAREHALASYGLDAFLRNWDVQLGRVTSGGSA; from the coding sequence GTGAGCCCGGACGAGCTGCGGGACACCGACATCGACGTGGTCGTCCTCCAGCGCCCGGAGGAGATCGAGCTGGCCGAGCGCTGGACCGGCCGGCGCCCCGGCCGGGACATACCGGCGGTGTTCGTCGAACACAACACGCCGACCGGCGACGTGCCCCGTACCCGGCACCCGCTGGCCGGCCAGACCGCGATCCCGCTGGTGCACGTCACCCACTTCAACCACCTGATCTGGGACTCCGGGCGGGCCCCGGCGACGGTCATCGAGCACGGCGTGGTCGATCCGGGCGAGCTCTACACCGGCGAGGAGGCCGCGGCCGGCCTGGTGATGAACGAGCCGGTGCGCCGCGGCCGGGCGGTGGGCACGGACCTGCTGCCCGCGTTCGCCGAAGTCGCCCCGCTGCACGTGTGGGGTATCGGCGTCGACGAGCTCGGCGACCACTTCGGCCTGGGGGAGCGGCTCAGGCCGCAGGGCGACCTCGGGCAGGACGCCCTGCACGCGGAGCTGGCGCGGTGCCGGGTGTACGTGCACACCCCGCGCTGGACGTCGCTGGGCCTGTCCCTGATCGAGGCGATGCACCTGGGCATGCCGGTGGTGGCGGTCGCCGGAACCGAGGCGTCCCGGGCGGTGCCGCCGGAGGCGGGTTTCGTCTCGGCGGACGTGAACGAGCTGGTGCGCGCGGTCGCCGCCCTCATGGCGGATCCGGAGCTCGCGCACCGGATGGGCAAACAAGCGCGCGAACACGCGCTGGCGAGCTACGGCCTGGACGCCTTCCTGCGCAACTGGGACGTCCAGCTCGGCCGGGTGACGAGTGGAGGTAGCGCATGA
- a CDS encoding DUF4383 domain-containing protein has product MAEQTSERAPLAQGFALVVGVVFLALGIAGFATSGTILGFHTGTVLDVLRTALGLLALLAAPRARTARVFGVAVFFPLLGVTIWGLLSAGTNDPSDVRRVFDPHWADNALHAVVAVLGLVVFLLPARKRATEPV; this is encoded by the coding sequence ATGGCTGAGCAGACGAGCGAGCGCGCGCCGCTGGCCCAGGGTTTCGCGCTGGTGGTGGGTGTGGTGTTCCTGGCGCTGGGTATCGCGGGTTTCGCCACGTCCGGGACGATCCTGGGCTTCCACACCGGCACCGTGCTCGATGTGCTGCGCACCGCGCTGGGATTGCTCGCCCTGCTCGCCGCGCCGCGGGCGCGGACGGCGCGCGTGTTCGGCGTGGCCGTCTTCTTCCCCCTGCTGGGTGTCACGATCTGGGGATTGCTGTCCGCGGGGACGAACGATCCGAGCGACGTGCGGCGGGTGTTCGACCCGCACTGGGCCGACAACGCCCTGCACGCCGTGGTCGCCGTGCTGGGCCTGGTGGTCTTCCTCCTGCCCGCCCGGAAGAGGGCCACGGAACCCGTGTGA
- a CDS encoding SigB/SigF/SigG family RNA polymerase sigma factor yields the protein MAETRLAGTLEDNDSSDGNTPTFADLAAAAPGDPHREQLRTALVTQYLSVAEHIARRFSGRGEAYEDLLQVARVGLINAVDRFEPERGTDFLSFAVPTIMGEVRRHFRDASWSVRVPRRLKELHLQIGQASSELGQRLGRAPTPTEIARELDLTPDEVNEGLQAGNAYYAVSVDKPAGEDDEAASLADTLGEEDYGIETVENHEALQPLLRDLAPRERTILMLRFFGNMTQTQIAKRVGISQMHVSRLLAQTLQHLRDKLTEEP from the coding sequence TTGGCTGAGACGCGCCTCGCGGGCACGCTCGAGGACAACGATTCCTCGGACGGGAACACGCCCACTTTCGCGGACCTGGCGGCTGCCGCGCCGGGCGATCCGCACCGCGAGCAGCTGCGTACCGCACTGGTCACCCAGTACCTCTCGGTCGCCGAGCACATCGCCCGGCGCTTCAGCGGGCGCGGCGAGGCGTACGAGGACCTGTTGCAGGTCGCCCGCGTGGGGCTGATCAACGCCGTGGACCGCTTCGAGCCGGAGCGCGGCACCGATTTCCTGTCCTTCGCGGTGCCGACGATCATGGGCGAGGTGCGTCGGCACTTCCGCGACGCCAGCTGGTCGGTGCGGGTGCCCCGCCGCCTCAAGGAGCTGCACCTGCAGATCGGGCAGGCCAGCAGCGAACTCGGCCAGCGCCTCGGCCGCGCGCCCACCCCCACCGAGATCGCCCGCGAGCTCGACCTCACCCCGGACGAGGTGAACGAGGGCCTGCAGGCCGGCAACGCCTACTACGCCGTGTCGGTCGACAAGCCCGCCGGGGAGGACGACGAGGCGGCCTCGCTCGCCGACACGCTCGGCGAAGAGGACTACGGCATCGAGACGGTGGAGAACCACGAGGCGCTGCAACCACTGCTGCGCGACCTGGCGCCCCGCGAACGGACCATCCTGATGCTGCGGTTCTTCGGCAACATGACGCAGACGCAGATCGCCAAGCGTGTCGGAATTTCCCAGATGCACGTGTCGCGCCTGCTCGCGCAGACCCTCCAGCACCTGCGCGACAAGCTCACCGAAGAGCCCTGA
- a CDS encoding ATP-dependent Clp protease ATP-binding subunit, whose product MTGFFPGGSGSPLDQFLAQFFGNAVPSRRPNAVDITRLMSDQARALVAQAAEKAAEQGRADVDTEQLLWAAAQLPPTRELLESAGAKPDEIAREIDRQGGAGERTTPAMLAPGAKRALLDAHGIARTLGSTYIGPQHLLLALVANPESAAGRILAQAGVTPESFQGPGPARARPDQRPQARTGTPTLDQYGRDLTQAAEEGDIDPVVGRDTEIEQTIEVLSRRTKNNPVLIGEPGVGKTAIVEGLAQRICDGDVPDLLARRRVVRLDLTAMVAGTRYRGDFEERMTHLLDEIRRHRDELIVFIDELHTVVGAGASEGSMGAGNMLKPALARGELHIVGATTLDEYRQHIENDAALERRFQPILVPEPSVADTVAILHGLRDRYEAHHQVRFTDEALAAAADLSDRYLTDRFLPDKAIDLIDQAGARVHLRSGRRPGDVRELEGRLEELSRDKDQAVAAENFERASALRDEIAELRERLRSADSGGRPSGVQEVTPEDIAEVISRLTGVPVSQLTEDERDRLLHLEEHLHERVIGQDEAVDAVAEAVRRSRAGFAPPDRPYGSFLFLGPTGVGKTELARALAAALFGDEDRMIRLDMSEYGERHTVSRLIGAPPGYVGYEEAGQLTEAVRRRPYSVVLFDEIEKAHPEIFNVLLQVLDDGRLTDGRGRTVNFTNTVLIMTSNIGSELISSSTQGALGFAPAPESGGADPLRDRLLRRLRESFRPEFLNRIDEIIVFRKLEPRQLEQITELMLDQTKRRAHAQDITLEFTPEAVSWLAHAGYQPEFGARPMRRTIQREVDNPLSRMMLRGELSPGSRVRIGAADKGLTFDVSASVGR is encoded by the coding sequence ATGACCGGCTTCTTCCCGGGCGGCTCCGGCAGCCCCCTCGACCAGTTCCTGGCGCAGTTCTTCGGCAACGCCGTGCCGAGCAGGCGGCCGAACGCGGTCGACATCACCCGGCTGATGTCCGACCAGGCGCGGGCACTCGTCGCCCAGGCCGCGGAGAAGGCCGCCGAGCAGGGCCGTGCCGACGTCGACACCGAACAGCTGCTGTGGGCGGCCGCGCAGCTGCCACCGACACGCGAACTGCTGGAGAGCGCGGGAGCGAAGCCTGACGAGATCGCGCGCGAGATCGACCGGCAGGGCGGCGCGGGTGAGCGCACCACGCCGGCGATGCTGGCTCCGGGCGCCAAGCGGGCCCTGCTCGACGCGCACGGCATCGCCCGCACCCTCGGCTCCACCTACATCGGGCCCCAGCACCTGCTGCTCGCGCTGGTCGCCAACCCGGAATCGGCGGCGGGACGCATCCTGGCCCAGGCCGGGGTCACGCCGGAGTCGTTCCAGGGCCCCGGCCCGGCGCGCGCCCGCCCGGACCAGCGGCCCCAGGCCCGCACCGGCACACCGACGCTGGACCAGTACGGCCGCGACCTCACCCAGGCGGCCGAGGAGGGCGACATCGACCCGGTTGTCGGGCGGGACACCGAGATCGAGCAGACCATCGAGGTGCTGTCGCGGCGCACCAAGAACAACCCGGTGCTCATCGGCGAACCCGGGGTCGGCAAGACGGCCATCGTGGAGGGCCTGGCGCAGCGCATCTGCGACGGCGACGTGCCCGACCTGCTCGCCCGCCGCCGGGTGGTCCGGCTGGACCTGACCGCGATGGTCGCGGGCACCCGCTACCGCGGCGACTTCGAGGAGCGCATGACCCACCTGCTGGACGAGATCCGCCGGCACCGCGACGAGTTGATCGTGTTCATCGACGAGCTGCACACCGTGGTCGGCGCCGGTGCGTCGGAGGGCTCGATGGGCGCGGGCAACATGCTCAAACCGGCCCTGGCGCGCGGCGAGCTGCACATCGTCGGCGCGACGACGCTCGACGAGTACCGCCAGCACATCGAGAACGATGCCGCGCTGGAGCGGCGGTTCCAGCCGATCCTGGTGCCCGAACCATCGGTCGCCGACACCGTCGCGATCCTGCACGGCCTCCGCGACCGGTACGAGGCGCACCACCAGGTCCGGTTCACCGACGAAGCGCTCGCCGCGGCCGCGGACCTGTCCGACCGCTACCTGACCGACCGGTTCCTGCCGGACAAGGCGATCGACCTGATCGACCAGGCCGGCGCGCGGGTCCACCTGCGGTCCGGCCGCCGGCCGGGCGACGTGCGCGAACTGGAGGGCCGGCTGGAGGAGCTGTCCCGGGACAAGGACCAGGCCGTGGCGGCGGAGAACTTCGAACGCGCCTCGGCGCTGCGGGACGAGATCGCCGAGCTGCGGGAGCGGCTGCGCTCGGCCGACAGCGGCGGGCGCCCGTCCGGTGTGCAGGAGGTGACGCCGGAGGACATCGCCGAGGTGATCTCGCGGCTGACCGGCGTCCCGGTGAGCCAGCTGACCGAGGACGAGCGGGACCGGCTGCTGCACCTGGAGGAGCACCTGCACGAGCGCGTCATCGGGCAGGACGAGGCGGTGGACGCCGTCGCCGAGGCCGTGCGCCGGTCCCGGGCCGGCTTCGCCCCGCCGGACCGGCCCTACGGCAGCTTCCTGTTCCTCGGCCCCACCGGGGTCGGCAAGACCGAGCTGGCGCGCGCGCTGGCCGCCGCGCTGTTCGGCGACGAGGACCGGATGATCCGGCTCGACATGTCGGAGTACGGCGAGCGGCACACGGTCAGCAGGCTGATCGGCGCTCCCCCGGGCTACGTCGGGTACGAGGAGGCCGGGCAGCTCACCGAGGCGGTGCGGCGGCGCCCGTACTCGGTGGTGCTGTTCGACGAGATCGAGAAGGCCCACCCGGAGATCTTCAACGTGCTGCTGCAGGTCCTCGACGACGGCAGGCTGACCGACGGGCGCGGCCGCACGGTGAACTTCACCAACACCGTACTGATCATGACCAGCAACATCGGATCGGAGCTGATCTCGAGCAGCACCCAGGGGGCGCTGGGGTTCGCGCCGGCACCGGAGTCCGGCGGTGCGGACCCGCTGCGGGACCGGCTGCTGCGGCGGCTGCGGGAGTCGTTCCGGCCGGAGTTCCTGAACCGGATCGACGAGATCATCGTGTTCCGCAAGCTGGAGCCCCGGCAGCTGGAGCAGATCACCGAGCTGATGCTGGACCAGACGAAACGGCGCGCGCACGCCCAGGACATCACCCTGGAGTTCACCCCGGAGGCGGTGTCCTGGCTGGCACACGCCGGGTACCAGCCCGAGTTCGGTGCCCGGCCGATGCGCCGGACGATCCAGCGCGAGGTCGACAACCCGCTGTCGCGGATGATGCTGCGGGGTGAGCTGTCACCCGGTTCACGGGTGCGGATCGGCGCTGCCGACAAGGGCTTGACGTTCGACGTGTCAGCGTCGGTGGGAAGGTGA
- a CDS encoding DUF6480 family protein, producing the protein MSSPDPRSGRTPGAERGAPGDVPPGPDPARTPGLEPGGGVAPGDTPPEAGQTSGLSHHQQKPPKAIPVVTIVIAVVIALLIAALIVSSAVGWMRF; encoded by the coding sequence ATGAGCAGTCCCGATCCCCGGTCCGGTCGCACACCCGGCGCCGAGCGCGGCGCGCCCGGCGACGTCCCGCCCGGCCCGGACCCCGCCCGCACCCCCGGGCTCGAGCCCGGCGGCGGCGTCGCCCCCGGCGACACGCCGCCCGAGGCGGGCCAGACCTCGGGCCTGTCGCACCACCAGCAGAAACCACCGAAGGCGATACCGGTCGTGACGATCGTGATCGCGGTCGTGATCGCGTTGCTGATCGCCGCGCTGATCGTCTCCTCCGCGGTGGGCTGGATGCGCTTCTGA
- a CDS encoding SCO6745 family protein: MRAQRARALWVVLETVHDVTYFAPEAKAAHAAAGLRGFWRGYVGTRAAPLGAASLGTVTAVFYNFAPSFLARSVPSVWEAVPPERALAARVAGAVAALRPQVGEVPAGALAVLRKVTAAAGWAGRPLGAANAALPWPDEPVAALWQAATTLREHRGDGHVAVLAAEGIDGLEAHALRDAADGSRAVVAPHRGWTDEEWAAARDRLAARGLIAADGLTPEGVRLREHIERRTDELAAAPYAAATEDELAALDTLLRPIARRLVPAPVPHPNPVGAPSP, encoded by the coding sequence ATGAGGGCGCAGCGGGCGCGCGCGTTGTGGGTGGTGCTGGAAACGGTGCACGACGTCACCTACTTCGCGCCGGAGGCGAAGGCGGCGCACGCCGCCGCGGGTCTGCGCGGGTTCTGGCGCGGGTACGTGGGGACCAGGGCGGCGCCGCTGGGCGCGGCGAGCCTGGGCACGGTGACCGCCGTGTTCTACAACTTCGCGCCGTCGTTCCTGGCCCGGTCCGTGCCCTCGGTCTGGGAGGCGGTGCCGCCGGAGCGGGCGCTGGCGGCCCGGGTCGCGGGGGCGGTGGCCGCGTTGCGGCCGCAGGTGGGGGAGGTGCCCGCCGGGGCGCTCGCAGTGCTGCGGAAAGTCACCGCGGCAGCAGGCTGGGCGGGCCGGCCGCTGGGGGCCGCGAACGCCGCGCTCCCGTGGCCGGACGAGCCCGTCGCCGCGCTGTGGCAGGCGGCGACGACGTTGCGGGAGCACCGCGGGGACGGGCACGTGGCGGTCCTGGCGGCGGAGGGGATCGACGGGCTGGAGGCGCACGCCCTGCGGGACGCCGCGGACGGCAGCCGTGCGGTGGTGGCGCCGCACCGCGGCTGGACGGACGAGGAGTGGGCCGCCGCCCGCGACCGGCTCGCGGCGCGGGGGCTCATCGCGGCGGACGGCCTGACCCCGGAGGGCGTCCGGTTGCGCGAGCACATCGAACGGCGCACCGACGAGCTGGCCGCGGCGCCGTACGCGGCCGCCACCGAGGACGAACTGGCCGCCCTGGACACCCTGCTCCGGCCGATCGCCCGCCGGCTGGTGCCCGCGCCGGTGCCGCACCCCAACCCGGTGGGCGCACCGAGCCCGTGA